Part of the Caldalkalibacillus salinus genome, CGGTTTAGACTGGCGTGTATCCATATCTGAAGGAAGAAGAAGACTCGATCACCGTTTTGCCGTTCAAGGCAACCTAGATCCTATGGTCTTAAACGGTCCCGAACACGTGATTAAGCAATATGCGAAAGAAATAATAGATGAAGGTATTCTTGAACCTGGCTATATTTTTAACCTTGGGCACGGATTGTTCCCTCAGGCTTCCGTTGAGAAGTTAAAGGTGCTCACGGCTTATGTTCAAGAGTATTCAAAAGAAGTGCTCAAGTAGAGAGGATGATTTGAATGTCTAAAGAAACCATCGGTGTGTTAGTGATGTCTTACGGAACACCTGAGAGTATGGACCAAGTTGAGGAATATTACACCCATATTCGCAGAGGCAACCCTCCAACGAAAGAACAGTTAGACGAGTTAGAAGAACGCTATGAGGCTATCGGTGGATTTTTCCCACTTAGACAGAATACCAATCGTCAGGTGGAGGCCCTACAAGCTCTTTTGAACGAGGATCATGCTTCTGAATATAATTTCGTTTGCTATCAAGGCTTAAAACATGCGCGTCCGTACATTGAAGATGGCGTGAAGCAAATGGCAGCTGACGGTATAAAGCGTGCAGTGAGCATCGTTCTTGCGCCCCACTACTCCGTTATGAGTATAGGGACATATAACAAGCGCGCTCATGAAACAGCACAAGAAGTCGGGATAGACCTCCTGTCTGTCGACTCTTATCATTTGCATCCCGCGCTTATTGATGCCCATGTAGATAGAGTCAATGAATCGTTAGCACAGTTTGAGGGTAACAAAGAAAGTGTCCGCCTCATTTTTACAGCGCATAGCTTACCGGAGCGGATACTCGAGATGAACGATCCTTACGTTGATCAAATGCATGAAACGTCCAATGCGATCGCTAAGCGAGTGGGGACTGCCAATTGGCAGTTTGCTTGGCAAAGCGCAGGTCAAACGGCCATGCCTTGGTTAGGTCCTGATATTTTAGACGTGTTAGAAAAAATCAATAAAGAAGAACAAGTCGACAAGGTTCTGATCTGTCCCATCGGTTTCGTATCCGACCACTTAGAAATCTTATATGACATCGATATCGAATGTAAGGATCTTGCCCAAAAGCTTGGCATGCATTTAGAAAGAACACGTTCACTTAACACTGACCCTCAGTACATTGAGGTTCTTACAGATAGTGTTTACAGTAAGATAGAAAAGGAATGACAAAAATGGCGAAGAACATTGTCATTGTAGGGGGCGGCATTACGGGCTTGAGTGCCGCCTTTTACGCGTCTAAATTTGCACAGGAAAAACAAATCCCCGTCAATATTACACTCATTGAAAAGGCACCTGCATTAGGGGGAAAAATGCAAACGCAGTATCGCGACGGTTTTACCATTGAACGTGGACCGGATTCTTTTCTTGCTCGTAAGCGACCGATGATTGATCTCATTCAGGACCTTAATTTGACTGATCAACTGGTCGGAACGGATAGCAAAGCCAAAAAGACGTATATTCTTCACAATGGAGAGTTGCATCGCATCCCTGCTGGTTCCGTTTTAGGCATCCCGACAGCGATGGGGCCTTTTTTCAAAACAGGATTGATTTCTCCTGCCGGAAAGTTAAGGGCTCTCATGGACCTTATACAACCGAAAGGGGAACACACGTCAGACGAATCTTTGGGACAGTTTCTAGAGCGGAGACTAGGCAAAGAAGTGGTTCAACACATCACGGAACCGTTACTGTCAGGGATTTACGCTGGAGAGATGAGCAAATTGAGTCTCATGGCTACATTCCCACAGTTTCGTTCTGTTGAACAGAAACATCGCAGTCTTATTCTGGGGATGAAAGAGAATCGAAAAAATCAAACGGCACCTCAAGACATTCCGGGTGTACCCAAAGGGACCGTATTCCTTAGTTTAAAAGGCGGGTTATCCAGTCTTATTAAAGCTTTAGAACAGCAACTCTCTCCTCAAGTGACCGTCTTAACGGGTCAACAGGTCTCCGCCATACAAAAGCATGGCGATGTTCAAGATGAAAATACAGCTGATTTTCACCCATACACTGTTCGGCTCGATAATGGTACAGAATATCAAGCGGACAACGTGATTCTGACAACACCACCGCCTCAGGCCGCCACTTTGTTAGCGCCTTTCGATGTAGGTGAGGCTTTACAAAACGTTTATTACGTCTCAGTTGCCAATGTCATTATGGCTTTCGAGAAAAAAGATATTGCCAAACCGCTTGATGGTTCTGGGTTCCTCGTACCACGGAGTGAAGGACGGCACATCACCGCCTGTACTTGGACATCTACTAAATGGGCTCACTCAGCACCAGAGGACAAAGTGCTAGTGCGATGCTACGTCGGTCGTAGAGGGGATGAATCCATAACCACACTTCCAGAAGATGAACTGGTGAAAAAGGTACGCCAAGACATGAAAGACTTGATCGGGTTAGAGGCTGAACCCCTTTTCTACGAGGTGAATCGCTGGCCCCATGCCATGCCGCAATATCCTGTTGGGCATGTCAACATGGTCAAGGACGTGCGGAAAAAGCTTGAACAAACACTCCCAGGTGTGTTCGTCACAGGGGGGGGGTACGGTGGTGTCGGTCTCCCCGATTGCGTTCACCAAGGTAAGACAGTCGCAGAGCAAGCCCTTAGTGTTGAAGATTCATAATACAAGATTCTGATTCTTAATGGATTCCATAAAGGGGTTCACATAAAGGGGTTCACATCGTACCTGTGAAAACGATAGTCATTTCTGCATGGCTAGCGACTGTAGGGTGTCGCAGAGCGTTAAATGAAGAT contains:
- the hemH gene encoding ferrochelatase → MSKETIGVLVMSYGTPESMDQVEEYYTHIRRGNPPTKEQLDELEERYEAIGGFFPLRQNTNRQVEALQALLNEDHASEYNFVCYQGLKHARPYIEDGVKQMAADGIKRAVSIVLAPHYSVMSIGTYNKRAHETAQEVGIDLLSVDSYHLHPALIDAHVDRVNESLAQFEGNKESVRLIFTAHSLPERILEMNDPYVDQMHETSNAIAKRVGTANWQFAWQSAGQTAMPWLGPDILDVLEKINKEEQVDKVLICPIGFVSDHLEILYDIDIECKDLAQKLGMHLERTRSLNTDPQYIEVLTDSVYSKIEKE
- the hemY gene encoding protoporphyrinogen oxidase; this translates as MAKNIVIVGGGITGLSAAFYASKFAQEKQIPVNITLIEKAPALGGKMQTQYRDGFTIERGPDSFLARKRPMIDLIQDLNLTDQLVGTDSKAKKTYILHNGELHRIPAGSVLGIPTAMGPFFKTGLISPAGKLRALMDLIQPKGEHTSDESLGQFLERRLGKEVVQHITEPLLSGIYAGEMSKLSLMATFPQFRSVEQKHRSLILGMKENRKNQTAPQDIPGVPKGTVFLSLKGGLSSLIKALEQQLSPQVTVLTGQQVSAIQKHGDVQDENTADFHPYTVRLDNGTEYQADNVILTTPPPQAATLLAPFDVGEALQNVYYVSVANVIMAFEKKDIAKPLDGSGFLVPRSEGRHITACTWTSTKWAHSAPEDKVLVRCYVGRRGDESITTLPEDELVKKVRQDMKDLIGLEAEPLFYEVNRWPHAMPQYPVGHVNMVKDVRKKLEQTLPGVFVTGGGYGGVGLPDCVHQGKTVAEQALSVEDS